The following are encoded in a window of Leptospira selangorensis genomic DNA:
- a CDS encoding ATP-dependent helicase, producing the protein MKEETNHSLDLFSHLEIPEQKPEEPAQDLPLLSFSENISLPKEEGPQMEGTPASSPREEVQEESYGSSFYEEDDFSENETPEFVSTPVEVSEEPKEIEPESVVGTPDEVEIPISTEVQSETSSPEEKPSAPKRKREERPKEPRDSAAIFLSLSPEQARAVQTIHGPLLIFAGAGSGKTRVISNRIAHMIQDHHIPAGKIVALSFTNKSAKEMGERVRKLIPRNLLKGITLSTFHSLGLGILKKHIEKLEYKQPFLLLNQADQEGLVTGMLVAQKLEPKRPQIMEVLSKISRIKNSGEDYLADMRTSMNEGDLLAASLFQQYQDTLKEQNSIDFDDLILLPSKLLRQFEEVRDEYHKKFQYFMVDEFQDTNPIQYEFLRALMGESDNLCVVGDDDQSIYAFRGSDVSLILGFENDFKGANVIRLLENYRSTDIIVSAANSLIRHNLSRRSKELFSKVPGALKVKYVERSDEKDEAEWVADKIREEIIKEARKGSQIAILFRTNFQSRPFEEAFRAREMPYKVVGGYNFFDRKEVRDLISYIRLIANQKDDASLLRIINYPKRGIGAGSISLVHEKAAQNKESLYETLFRVCESPDFIPDLNRKISSEIYNFVNLIEKAKKKFSSSPRLFFALRELIADLGLEKEIVLEEKEEKVAKARIYNMSELVNMLAFFEENNDSGEKPTLFDFINRLAMLMEDEPNDEKEDNRVQLLTIHQSKGLEFESVYVVGLEEGILPSGRATVEDQSVDEERRLMYVAMTRAKRHLCLTGAANRRKFGEQLASEPSRFLKEIDPETLDWLSNEETRQQETSDFLQELEKLKIG; encoded by the coding sequence ATGAAAGAAGAAACGAATCATAGTCTCGACCTGTTTTCCCATTTGGAAATTCCGGAACAAAAACCGGAAGAACCTGCACAGGATCTACCATTACTCAGCTTTTCGGAAAACATTTCCCTTCCGAAAGAAGAAGGTCCGCAAATGGAAGGAACTCCCGCTTCTTCTCCCCGAGAAGAAGTTCAAGAGGAATCTTACGGTTCTTCCTTTTATGAAGAAGACGATTTTTCAGAAAATGAGACTCCAGAGTTCGTTTCAACTCCAGTAGAAGTTTCGGAAGAACCAAAAGAAATTGAACCTGAGTCAGTGGTAGGAACTCCAGACGAGGTTGAGATTCCGATTTCAACCGAGGTCCAATCTGAAACTTCTTCCCCCGAAGAAAAACCTTCTGCTCCCAAAAGAAAAAGAGAAGAAAGGCCTAAGGAACCTCGAGATTCCGCTGCTATTTTCCTAAGTTTGTCTCCGGAACAGGCCCGCGCGGTCCAAACGATCCATGGTCCTCTTTTGATTTTCGCAGGTGCAGGTTCCGGAAAAACAAGGGTGATCTCTAATCGTATCGCTCATATGATCCAGGACCATCATATTCCTGCGGGAAAGATCGTTGCATTGTCCTTCACGAACAAAAGTGCAAAGGAAATGGGAGAAAGAGTTCGCAAACTGATCCCTAGGAACTTATTAAAAGGGATTACTCTTTCCACATTCCACTCTCTTGGACTTGGAATATTAAAAAAACATATTGAGAAGTTGGAATATAAACAACCTTTCCTTCTTCTGAACCAAGCGGACCAAGAAGGTCTTGTGACTGGAATGCTTGTGGCACAGAAACTCGAGCCTAAACGTCCTCAGATCATGGAAGTTCTTTCTAAAATTTCCAGGATCAAAAACTCAGGAGAAGACTATTTAGCGGATATGAGGACCTCTATGAATGAGGGAGATCTACTGGCTGCTTCTCTTTTCCAACAATACCAAGACACTTTAAAAGAACAGAACTCGATCGACTTTGATGATCTAATCCTTCTACCTTCTAAACTTTTAAGACAGTTCGAAGAAGTAAGAGATGAATACCATAAAAAGTTCCAATACTTCATGGTGGATGAGTTCCAGGATACGAACCCGATCCAATACGAATTTTTAAGAGCTCTCATGGGAGAATCAGACAATCTATGTGTGGTAGGTGACGACGACCAGTCTATCTATGCATTCAGAGGTTCCGACGTAAGTTTGATCCTAGGATTCGAAAATGATTTTAAGGGCGCAAACGTTATCCGTCTCTTGGAGAATTATAGATCCACAGACATCATTGTCTCTGCCGCAAACTCTCTAATTCGCCATAATCTTTCCCGAAGATCCAAAGAACTTTTTTCCAAGGTGCCTGGTGCCCTCAAGGTTAAGTATGTGGAAAGATCGGACGAGAAAGACGAAGCCGAATGGGTTGCCGACAAGATCAGGGAAGAGATCATCAAAGAGGCAAGGAAGGGAAGTCAGATCGCGATCTTATTCCGAACTAACTTTCAATCCAGGCCTTTTGAAGAAGCATTTCGTGCCAGGGAAATGCCTTATAAGGTAGTAGGCGGTTACAATTTCTTCGACCGTAAAGAAGTTCGAGATCTGATCTCTTATATCCGTCTAATCGCTAACCAAAAGGATGATGCGTCTTTATTAAGAATTATTAATTATCCGAAACGTGGGATCGGTGCCGGTTCCATCTCTCTTGTGCATGAAAAAGCGGCTCAGAACAAAGAATCTCTTTATGAGACATTATTCAGAGTCTGCGAATCTCCTGATTTCATCCCTGATTTGAACCGTAAAATTTCTTCAGAGATCTATAATTTCGTAAATCTGATCGAAAAGGCTAAAAAGAAGTTTTCTTCTTCTCCAAGATTATTCTTCGCATTACGAGAGTTAATCGCAGATTTGGGTCTGGAAAAAGAAATCGTGTTAGAAGAGAAAGAAGAGAAGGTCGCAAAGGCTCGTATCTATAATATGTCAGAGCTTGTGAACATGTTGGCATTCTTCGAAGAGAATAATGACTCAGGCGAAAAGCCTACACTATTCGACTTTATCAACCGTTTGGCGATGCTTATGGAAGATGAACCGAATGACGAGAAAGAAGATAATCGAGTACAGTTACTCACCATTCACCAATCCAAAGGATTGGAATTCGAGTCTGTTTATGTCGTAGGACTAGAAGAGGGGATCTTACCTTCCGGAAGAGCCACAGTAGAAGACCAATCTGTGGACGAAGAGCGGCGTTTGATGTATGTAGCGATGACTCGGGCGAAGAGGCATTTATGCTTGACAGGTGCCGCTAATCGCCGCAAATTTGGGGAGCAATTGGCCTCCGAACCTTCTCGCTTCCTTAAGGAGATAGATCCGGAGACTTTGGACTGGCTTTCTAACGAGGAAACCAGACAACAGGAGACTAGTGATTTCCTGCAAGAACTCGAAAAATTGAAAATCGGATGA
- a CDS encoding tetratricopeptide repeat protein: MSKYLTILFIGAQFLLYCASTQKEGAVSANLETQVRAEIKGIDQQLSDLHPEDKRRSELLLQKSKLLLKIESFKEASLVLREVQNSKDGRNLQHLDHYLGSAYLGINDYDNAIVHFRKSDNVDRDFESVTRKKMWAKAYFEDEKYGQALGILGRASREKNFEKDLFYYETVVVSFYRIKEYKRCQLVLEEGLQKFPESLVLKETSEKISQVLQR, from the coding sequence ATGAGTAAATATCTGACAATATTGTTTATCGGAGCTCAATTCCTCCTCTACTGTGCAAGTACACAAAAAGAAGGGGCGGTTTCCGCCAATTTAGAGACCCAGGTCCGAGCGGAAATCAAGGGAATAGACCAGCAATTAAGCGATCTACACCCTGAAGACAAAAGACGTTCCGAGCTACTCCTCCAAAAATCCAAACTTTTACTAAAAATCGAATCTTTCAAAGAAGCTTCCCTTGTATTGAGAGAAGTTCAAAATTCCAAAGATGGTCGTAATCTTCAACATTTGGACCATTATTTAGGTTCTGCTTATCTTGGGATCAACGACTATGATAATGCTATCGTTCATTTCCGTAAATCGGACAATGTGGATCGCGATTTTGAGTCTGTTACCCGTAAAAAAATGTGGGCAAAAGCGTATTTCGAAGATGAGAAATATGGCCAGGCTCTCGGGATTTTAGGCAGAGCTTCCAGAGAGAAAAACTTCGAAAAAGATCTATTCTACTATGAGACAGTAGTAGTCAGCTTCTACAGAATTAAGGAATACAAAAGATGTCAGTTGGTTCTGGAAGAGGGATTACAGAAATTTCCGGAAAGCCTAGTACTGAAGGAAACCTCGGAGAAAATCAGCCAGGTTCTCCAACGGTAA